From Prionailurus bengalensis isolate Pbe53 chromosome F2, Fcat_Pben_1.1_paternal_pri, whole genome shotgun sequence, one genomic window encodes:
- the LOC122495438 gene encoding syntenin-1 isoform X2 has protein sequence MSLYPSLEDLKVDKVIQAQTAFSANPANPAILSEASAPISQDGNLYPKLYPELSQYMGLSLNEEEVRANMALVPGASVQGQLVARPSSMNYMVAPVTGNDVGIRRAEIKQGIREVILCKDQDGKIGLRLKSIDNGIFVQLVQANSPASLVGLRFGDQVLQINGENCAGWSSDKAHKVLKQAFGEKITMTVRDRPFERTITMHKDSTGHVGFIFKNGKITSIVKDSSAARNGLLTEHNICEVNGQNVIGLKDSQIADILSTSESVVTITIMPAFIFEHIIKRMAPSIMKSLMDHTIPEV, from the exons gctcAAACTGCCTTTTCTGCCAACCCTGCCAACCCAGCAATTTTGTCTGAGGCTTCAGCTCCCATTTCTCAAGATGGAA ATCTCTATCCTAAACTGTATCCGGAGCTCTCTCAGTACATGGGGCTGAGTTTAAATGAAGAAGAAGTCCGTGCAAATATGGCCTTGGTCCCTGGAGCATCAGTTCAGGGG CAGCTGGTAGCACGACCTTCCAGTATGAACTATATGGTGGCTCCTGTAACTGGTAATGACGTTGGAATTCGTAGAGCAGAAATTAAGCAAGGGATTCGTGAAGTCATTTTGTGTAAGGATCAAGATGGAAAGATTGGGCTCAGGCTTAAATCAATAGATaat GGTATATTTGTTCAGCTGGTCCAGGCAAATTCTCCAGCCTCTTTGGTTGGTCTGAGATTTGGGGACCAGGTACTCCAGATCAACGGGGAAAACTGTGCAGGTTGGAGCTCCGATAAGGCACATAAGGTGCTGAAACAGGCTTTTGGAGAGAAGATTACTATGACTGTTCGTGACCG GCCCTTCGAACGGACGATTACCATGCATAAGGATAGTACCGGACATGTTgggtttatctttaaaaatggaaagataacatCCATAGTGAAAGACAGTTCTGCAGCCAGAAATGGCCTTCTCACAGAGCACAACATCTGTGAAGTCAACGGGCAGAATGTCATTGGGCTGAAG GACTCTCAAATTGCAGACATACTGTCAACATCTGAGTCTGTAGTTACTATTACGATCATGCCTGCTTTTATCTTTGAACATATTATCAAACG GATGGCCCCAAGCATTATGAAAAGCCTGATGGATCACACCATTCCTGAAGTTTAA
- the LOC122495438 gene encoding syntenin-1 isoform X1 produces the protein MSLYPSLEDLKVDKVIQAQTAFSANPANPAILSEASAPISQDGNLYPKLYPELSQYMGLSLNEEEVRANMALVPGASVQGLVARPSSMNYMVAPVTGNDVGIRRAEIKQGIREVILCKDQDGKIGLRLKSIDNGIFVQLVQANSPASLVGLRFGDQVLQINGENCAGWSSDKAHKVLKQAFGEKITMTVRDRPFERTITMHKDSTGHVGFIFKNGKITSIVKDSSAARNGLLTEHNICEVNGQNVIGLKDSQIADILSTSESVVTITIMPAFIFEHIIKRMAPSIMKSLMDHTIPEV, from the exons gctcAAACTGCCTTTTCTGCCAACCCTGCCAACCCAGCAATTTTGTCTGAGGCTTCAGCTCCCATTTCTCAAGATGGAA ATCTCTATCCTAAACTGTATCCGGAGCTCTCTCAGTACATGGGGCTGAGTTTAAATGAAGAAGAAGTCCGTGCAAATATGGCCTTGGTCCCTGGAGCATCAGTTCAGGGG CTGGTAGCACGACCTTCCAGTATGAACTATATGGTGGCTCCTGTAACTGGTAATGACGTTGGAATTCGTAGAGCAGAAATTAAGCAAGGGATTCGTGAAGTCATTTTGTGTAAGGATCAAGATGGAAAGATTGGGCTCAGGCTTAAATCAATAGATaat GGTATATTTGTTCAGCTGGTCCAGGCAAATTCTCCAGCCTCTTTGGTTGGTCTGAGATTTGGGGACCAGGTACTCCAGATCAACGGGGAAAACTGTGCAGGTTGGAGCTCCGATAAGGCACATAAGGTGCTGAAACAGGCTTTTGGAGAGAAGATTACTATGACTGTTCGTGACCG GCCCTTCGAACGGACGATTACCATGCATAAGGATAGTACCGGACATGTTgggtttatctttaaaaatggaaagataacatCCATAGTGAAAGACAGTTCTGCAGCCAGAAATGGCCTTCTCACAGAGCACAACATCTGTGAAGTCAACGGGCAGAATGTCATTGGGCTGAAG GACTCTCAAATTGCAGACATACTGTCAACATCTGAGTCTGTAGTTACTATTACGATCATGCCTGCTTTTATCTTTGAACATATTATCAAACG GATGGCCCCAAGCATTATGAAAAGCCTGATGGATCACACCATTCCTGAAGTTTAA